One region of Candidatus Atribacteria bacterium genomic DNA includes:
- a CDS encoding glyoxalase/bleomycin resistance/extradiol dioxygenase family protein: MIIEHVAIWTGDLERLKRFYIKYFNCIAGKKYRNESNDFDSYFLSFDNSARLELMQMPSVPKNLNDPKIQYEGIIHIAISVGSKEKVVKITEKLRSDGYTIVSEPQTTGDGYFESCALDPDGNRIEITV; encoded by the coding sequence ATGATAATTGAACATGTTGCTATATGGACAGGAGATCTTGAACGTTTAAAAAGATTCTATATTAAATATTTTAACTGTATAGCAGGGAAAAAATACCGTAATGAATCAAATGATTTTGATTCATACTTTCTATCTTTTGATAACAGTGCCCGTCTTGAATTAATGCAAATGCCATCAGTACCTAAAAACTTAAACGATCCCAAGATACAATATGAAGGAATTATTCACATTGCTATATCAGTTGGCAGTAAAGAAAAGGTGGTTAAAATTACTGAAAAGCTACGATCCGATGGGTATACGATTGTAAGCGAACCGCAAACAACCGGTGATGGATATTTTGAAAGTTGTGCTCTTGACCCAGATGGAAACAGAATAGAAATAACAGTTTAA